The following are from one region of the Mixophyes fleayi isolate aMixFle1 chromosome 7, aMixFle1.hap1, whole genome shotgun sequence genome:
- the MRAS gene encoding ras-related protein M-Ras produces MATSAVLSENLPTYKLVVVGDGGVGKSALTIQFFQKIFVPDYDPTIEDSYLKHTEIDGEWAILDVLDTAGQEEFSAMREQYMRTGDGFLIVYSVTDKASFEHVDRFHQLILRVKDRESFPMILVANKVDLMHLRKISSEQGREMAVKHNIPYIETSAKDPPQNVDKAFHDLVRVIRQQLPEKNQKRKRNTKWRGDRGSGTHRLQCVVL; encoded by the exons ATGGCTACCAGCGCGGTCCTGAGTGAGAACCTACCTACGTACAAGCTGGTGGTGGTGGGCGATGGAGGAGTGGGGAAAAGCGCACTCACCATCCAATTTTTCCAGAAGATTTTTGTGCCAGATTACGACCCCACTATAGAAGATTCTTACCTGAAGCACACGGAGATAGACGGAGAGTGGGCAATTCTCGATG TGCTGGACACTGCAGGGCAGGAAGAGTTCAGTGCTATGAGAGAGCAGTACATGAGGACCGGAGATGGTTTCCTGATTGTCTACTCGGTCACTGACAAAGCCAGTTTTGAGCATGTGGATCGTTTTCACCAACTCATCCTCAGGGTCAAAGACAG AGAGTCTTTTCCTATGATTCTGGTCGCGAACAAGGTTGACCTGATGCACTTACGGAAGATTTCCAGCGAACAAGGACGAGAAATGGCGGTGAAACATAAC ATTCCTTACATTGAAACTAGTGCGAAGGACCCACCTCAGAATGTGGACAAAGCTTTTCATGACCTGGTGCGAGTTATCAG GCAACAGCTTCCAGAGAAGAATCAGAAGCGGAAGAGAAACACAAAGTGGCGCGGGGACCGGGGGTCTGGTACCCACAGGCTGCAGTGTGTGGTCTTGTGA